The genomic stretch TCTTTGCAGGcattttgagttgattagctgattggcgtgtcaccatattctaatttgttgagatagtgaattggtgggtttttgttaaatgtgagccaaaatcatcacaattaaaagaaccaaagacttaaactacttcagtctgtgtgcactgaatttaatacatgagtttcacaatttgagttgaattactgaaataaatgaacttttccacaacattctaatttattgagatgcacctgtataaaTGCAGCTGGACTTGTCATAAAAgatttctaaataatttttttaattaaacattatgtATATCAAAGAATCGTGAAAAAAGTATCAccatttcttcaaaaatattaagtggcacaactgttttcaaccatgataataagaaatgtttcttgagcagcaaatcagcatattagaatgatttctgaagtatcatgaaacctggaagactggagtaatgacgctaaaatttcagctttacatcacagaaacaaattacattaaataaaaaacagttattttaaattaacataaaatttcacaatattgtaatttttgtatgtattgaataaataaatgcggCCTTGGTGAATATAAGaggttttttttcaatatataaaaaaagtcttaccaACCCCAGACTTTTCAGTGTAAGCCTGTCAGaattaaaatgtatcagttATTACATAAACTAATTGAAATAAACctgtaaatatttagtttatacACAGCTTAGTTTTTAATGCTCAAATATTTAGTAATGCACACTCATTTACACCACAACAAAGCTACATTGTGTCATACTCACAGCTGGTGCAGCCGGCCCATGTGAACTCATCATCAACAGATATTTTGTCCCATCTTAGTTATTCTGCTTGTCCTATTCTATCCTAGGCATGGATTCAAACGAAACATCTACAGACAAGTTCATCACAAACCCATGGAGTGTGGTTTTCCTCTCACTCACACTTTCGTTTCTTGCTGTACTGACGACGGCCATGAACTGCTTGGTCATTACAGCCATCATCGTCACACGTAAGCTGCACCATCCCGCAAACTATCTCATCTGCTCATTGGCCGTGACCGACCTTTTGGTGGCCATATTAGTCATGCCCTTCAGCATTGTCTACATTGTGATGGACACGTGGGTCATGGGTGAAGTCATGTGCAACATCTGGTTAATTGTGGACATAACCTGCTGCACGTGCTCTATTCTGCACCTAGCGGCCATCGCTGTGGACCGGTACCGTGCCATTACGGACGCCGTGGAGTATTCGAGAAAGAGGACAACTCAACAGGCCGCCATCATGATCACCGTGGTGTGGGTCCTCTCGATAGTTGTCTCTCTGCCGCCGATGCTATTGAGAGGCCACAAAGATAAAGAGTGCTTCATTAAGCATGAGAACATCGGCTCCGCGCTTTACTCCACTTTTGGGGCTTTTTACATCCCGCTAATACTTATTCTCATTCTCTACTACAAGATCTACCGAGCAGCCAAGACTCTTTACAACAGGAGAGCCAGCTGCCTCAGCAAGTCGGAGAAGAACGGACACATGATTCCCAAGTGCAGCGACAGAGAGCCGACATCTCCAGACACCCTGAGTCCGCCAGAGAAATCCGTGTCTGAACCCTCTACTGAAGGCGACAGAGCGCGCATCACTGTGACAAGCCCAACGTCTCAGTCTCGCAGAGAGCGGTCTATCAGGAAATATCGCATCTCCAGCACGCGTGAAAAGAAGGCCGCAACCACTCTGGGGCTCATTCTAGGGGCTTTTGTCATCTGCTGGCTGCCGTTCTTCATCCATGAGGTGATTTTTAACATCTGTGAATCCTGCGGTCTCTCTTCTGAGATGGTCAACTTTCTGACTTGGCTGGGCTATCTGAACTCTCTCATCAATCCACTGATTTACACCATCTTTAACGAGGATTTTAAAAGGGCTTTTCAGAAGTTAATCAATTGCAAGAATTACCTATAATGCCCATGAAGGGATTACATCACGCAAACTGAAACtattacactcaaaaaaatacagtgctCAAAGAGCTTAATTAAATTGTGTAGTTATtgtacacaaataaatgaaatgttttgctgCTGTTGAGACAATtagattaaagggatagttcacccaaaaattaaaattctgtcattaattactcaccctcatgtcagtgcaaaccttcgttcatcttcagaacacaaattaagacatttttgatgaaatccgagagctttctgaccctgcatagacagcgatgcaactgacatgttcaaggctcagaaaggtagtaagaacattattaaaatagtccatgtgactgtagtggttcaaccgtaatgttatgaagctatcagaatactttttgtgttcatagaaaaaaaaaaaaagattttattcaacaatttctcctTTTTTATGCCAGTTTACATGTActcacgagagtaccacgatgTAGGCGTGTGCATtcttttgcttgtaaacaacgTCTTTCTCGCCTGTGTTTTTGATTGGGAAATTCTGGACCCGTTCAGGAGTCAGGAGTAAATAATGGAAAATTACGTGTTTGGTGGCGAAACATctcataaataatgaaaaattccATGTTTGGCGGGGAAACATCTCATTAATaatggaaaattctgtgttttgcGGAGAAACTTCTCATAAATAACAGAACATTTCGTGTTTGATGGGGAAACATctcataaataacaaaaaattccTTGTATGGCGGGGAAATATTGTCTCAAATAATGGAAAATTCCGTGTTTGGTAGAGAAAGatttaatgatagaattttcatttttgggtgaactatccctttaaagaagtccactttcaagaacaaaaatttacagataatgtactcacccccttgtcatccaaaatgttaatttcaggatttttctccatatagtggacttctatggtgccctgagtttgaacttccaaaatgcagtttaaatgcagctccaaacgatcccaaatgcggttgtaaatgatctcagccgaggaagaagggtcttatttatttattatttatatactttttaatgtcgaACGCTTGCCTTACCTTGCTATGCctgaactgtatttttttttgattcatgacagttagggtatgtcaaaaaactcccgtctcatgttctccctcaacttcaaaacatcctgcatttttgttaagggtgtttgatcttctttgcatgttcactttgcaaggACTgcgtcggtacttctgcagcgatgattttaaaatgatttttgagggagaaaatacaattggagtttttcgacataccatcaaactgtcttgagtcagaatacacagagttcagggagagaaaagcaagacgagcgtttgagcttaaaaagtatttaaattgtattttttaaatgaaaataagcgatcgtttcactagataagacccttctttctcggctgggattgtttacaaccacatttgggatcatttgaagctgcatttaaactgtattttggaagttcaaactcggggcatcatatcagtccattatatggagaaaaatgctgaaatgttttcctcaaaaaacagaatttctttacgaatgaagaaagaaagacatgaccatcttagatgacaagggggtgagtacattatctgtacatttttgttttggaagtggacttctcctttaagtctcaacaacaaaaagtttaaatgaattttcTGTAGTCTTATTATACAaacttaaaatcattttgttatgCAACAAATCAGACCACATTTCATCTTCTTAAACACTGGCTATTGATCAATATCAATAAATGgtaaaggcctgttcacaccaaagacatcaactataacaataacaatatagttttaaaaaattgttctaaaaataaaagaatatcaGATTCCACAACACAACTATAGCAATACCAACACAAAGAATCTATAATTTTTGAATCATAATTTTTTCCAGGTAGTGAAAAAATGTATAGCCAATCAGAATGTATCCTGCGCTAACGAGCTTGAgcatttaaagtgacagttgACAAAACTTCAGTGCAtgcttataataaataataaatacagaagTTGATTGTGTTGATGTAAATGATAATCTaattatcatttacatttacagttatcgttcttggtgtgaacaggcctttatactttattttaaggtgtcacTGATACAGTGAATAATACAGTGAATGCCCTTGATGTAGGAAATGTGTAATTCAATTATTCATAAGTGTTGAGTGATATTAATTAACAGCATCTACATACTAGGGTTATTGTTAGGAATAAGGTTTGATTTCAtgaaattatgcataatttatacTGTTATTACTACAATAAGTACATTTAAGGTGTATCACTGTAAAATAGTGTCACCCAGTAGGCTAtatcagaaatattttattgatagCTCACCCCTCAACCCCCCTGAACTACAAGAATATATGGATCACAGAtcaatgaacattttattttaaaaatgcagattaaagtgattaatgTAGTccaatataaatgtatttcattccATTTCATTAAATTACCTAAAACTGAACaaagtgaaaaaatatttttcgaGTGTAATATGAAATACCTGGAACAAACTGCATAACTTATAATAATTCTGTGAGGCAGAAACGTAAGTCACTTTTCACACATTTTCACAAATGTCTTATATTTAAATCTGTATATGCAACTAGACTAGTTAGAGCTGAACTATATTTTTGTGGGTTTTAACTACAGATTTCAAACCTTAAAGTGTGTATATAAAAATCACTATTTTTCATAAAAGGAAGAATTtcagggtaacactttataaaaaaatcCCATTAATTGACATTAAGTactgcattaaaggggtcatcggatgcccattttccacaagttgatatgattctttagggtcttaatgaaagtctataatatactttggttaaaaattctcaatggttgtgtaaaacaacatcctttttaccttgccaaaatcatctcattctgatggattgttcctttaaatgcaaatgagctctgctcgccccgcccctctcttctctctgtggagagacgcgcctgtttactttagccacatttagcgtgtttaggaaaggtgattgcagagattcataaaaaacccttatagtcacttctgctgtaggtgaagctggatcacgaatgattcgcgcgaacatagacgcatttatgtagatcaggaggcacattctcttcacaaacaaacctaatccactgcatctttagcggctcagatgtcgggagtaaatgatgaccactatgttcattattacatccagcaacacaacacctcaatcactcaatctgagatattcttgtccaATTTACAAcccatcgaaacaatggaggtcggactgttacagctgatttaaggtgggtctgaggtaagacgctcatgtcaatcaactatcatgggagtggcctctgtgggtgtgatgccacaccgacaggcatctgagaatggctcgatttgtaaaagggaatattatttttacagattgattaaaaaccactgcatggatttgtatcattatagggtagatttgtacatacactgccaacacacattaatgttcaaacaacatgtaaaagtgaactttgcatccgatgacccctttaagtaacaTTAAAATTGAGCAAGTTGtgttacaatattaaataactttggttaatgttagttaataaaaatacaagtgtttattgttagttcatgttagctcaggtccattaaataatattaacagaaaCAACTTGTTTTTAATCTAACAGTAAATTCTGAAATTAACATTCACTAAGGTTAATAAGTACTTATTTATagagttaactaatgttaaattattgtaaagtgttaccaagttcAGTTTACAGCCCATTAACATAAATATTCAGCCATGTGAAGGACACTGTTCAGATTACATGTGCGAACAATTAGAACGATACTTCCAGTCAAACATTTAGATGCGCTGGACTAAACTTATGTTTGTCATGAccttaaaaaagttttaaatagaaagctGTATTCCAGACATTTCACTGGTACTGTACAATACACAAACAATGGAAATGCTTATTAGATACTTTTTGCCTTAGGGCATCTGAGGTAAATTTGCTAGGCAAATATGTTGTGCATTTGCTTATTTCTTTGGTAAGAATGTAACTGTGTTTTTTATCTGATAAGACTTATGTGTGTTTCTCCAAGTTATAGTGAGACCAAAGATGTGAACAGAGACTTAATTCATATATCATGTTTTAGAAACTGATGATCTGACAAGGGCCCATGATGTACACAATATTTCTACTGATACTCATAATGTACACATCTGTTATTcatgttaataaatgttttgcataATATACAATATGCTGACTGTACTAATTATTGTTGTATAATGTAACACAGCAGATCCTAAATTACAAGCACAAGTTTCAATCTGAAaactttaaagaaaagaaagcaagtaaccattttcagcaaatgttgtGATCTTACACACATTGCCACTTTTACCTCTATCTCCATGAACTCTTTTTAGGAGTTGTTTTATCTCATACTGTAATAATCCCAttaaacataatacatttaatgtacTCATATACAGATCATAttcataaatatactttttcagACCAACAGCATCACTGTTTGCACATCACACTAAATCACTCCAATTTTCTCTGCGTGGAGCTGCAAGTCACAATCATTTTAGAAAATTTCGTTTTGACGGTTCATTTCAATTGGCAGGTTCATTAAACTGATTTAGAGTTTTGTTTAAGCCGTCATTAAAAGAAGTATTCCCAGAAGTCATCATATTAAATTTGACACCCAAATTTACATCCTAATTGTGTTTGCGCTTGTTAAACACCAGCTGATTTTGATGGTGTATTAATACTGTATGTATTAAAAGAAATTCAAAGTGCATCTAACTGCTTCATCAAAACGATATTTGGATTTGTAACTAACTACATGAATTATGGAGCAGCACCAAGCACTGCTTTCAAATAGTGCTCCACTTTATCATTAAAATTGCCCTCGTCATTGTACGACACACTCAGTTTATCTCAAGCTACTCCAGTGTTGATTTGCTCCATTGTCTCCTTATAAACTTGGGTTTTCAGCAGAGCTTCTCTTGCGGTCTTTCTCTGTATTTGCAGCATCCATTTCCCTCGTTTTTTAACAAGATGTCCAGTTCCTTCTGATGAAAAGCGGCCCCTCAGCAGCAGGCTGCCACCACCATACTTCACAATGAACTATGTGCTTTCTGAGGTGTAGGAAGTGTCAGATTTGCACGTACGACTTTGAATTTGGGATTAACAAGCTCCATCAGACATCAGACCGCATCTTTTTCCTACACTGCAGCTAGGTCACTATTAATGTTTGTTCCACATGGTTCTGTCGGAGTAATGGCTTTTTTTGTGCCATCCTCCCTCATAGGCCAGTGTTATTCAAAGCTCTTAATGCGGTCAGGTTGTTTTGATGTCTTGTTCACTTCCTGATAACTTCTCATAATAATACTACCCACTGGGACGTGCAGACATTTGGATATTGTTTTGAAGGCTACTTTTGTTCTAAAAATATCTCTTGTATTTaaacgtgtttttttttaggaatgctcttcattttcatatttcccTACCTGAATAATGAGCTCTTACTAGTGTGGTTTTTACACAGAAACATTgtggttattttaattgttcacAGGAGAGGCAAGTGTAAGGCAGCTGTGTCCTCATTAGagccatttattttttatatgtgaGCACGTGGAGGTGCTGTAACACTGGAGCTGAATATTTCCACACTTCAAggtttttggagaaaaaagttgtgcaataaaacaacaaattacaataaattggGTTTCAGGGCTTAGAAATAATATCAGAGAGCGCTACAGGTTTTTGTAAATGTGTATCTTGATGGGACTGGAGAATGAATGTTTTACTGTGCACAATCGAATCAAAAgtagatttttattaaatgaagcATGAAGGTTTACctctaaacaaaaatatcactGGGGCTTTAAGGAATAATtccctcaaaaatgaaaatttgctgaaaatgtactcaatcctcaggctatccaagatCCCAAactccccccaaaaaaaactccccaaaattttcttcatcagaacagatttggagaaatttagcattacatcacttgctcaccaatggatcctctgcagtgaatgggtgccgtcaatgagagtccaaacagctaataaaaacatccacaagtaatccacaccatttcaatcaattaacatcttgaaaagagaaaagttgcatgtttgtaagaaacaagtcCATCATTACGGCGTTTTAATGtcaattaacacattttaacgTGTGATATTGGCAAAAAGTGatatcttaattttattttatttttatctttgctGAATTAGACTGGTCATGGGTAAATAATTATGACACTAAAACCACCAGCAAGTCCCTGTCTTAATAAGTGATtctttgaatcattcattcaaatgattcgttcaaagagaatgattcattcaggaacgttTCTCTGCTCCAATTTCTGCTCCAGCtttgtttagaatttttttatttggcaa from Labeo rohita strain BAU-BD-2019 chromosome 9, IGBB_LRoh.1.0, whole genome shotgun sequence encodes the following:
- the htr1fa gene encoding 5-hydroxytryptamine receptor 1F — translated: MDSNETSTDKFITNPWSVVFLSLTLSFLAVLTTAMNCLVITAIIVTRKLHHPANYLICSLAVTDLLVAILVMPFSIVYIVMDTWVMGEVMCNIWLIVDITCCTCSILHLAAIAVDRYRAITDAVEYSRKRTTQQAAIMITVVWVLSIVVSLPPMLLRGHKDKECFIKHENIGSALYSTFGAFYIPLILILILYYKIYRAAKTLYNRRASCLSKSEKNGHMIPKCSDREPTSPDTLSPPEKSVSEPSTEGDRARITVTSPTSQSRRERSIRKYRISSTREKKAATTLGLILGAFVICWLPFFIHEVIFNICESCGLSSEMVNFLTWLGYLNSLINPLIYTIFNEDFKRAFQKLINCKNYL